CACGGAATTTTAGGGTTGATATCCTGGGATTCATGAGTATCTCCCGGGGTGTGGTGGTGTATCGTGATGGGATAATTGATGCGTACCCGGGTGCGGTTAATGCCGTGGCTAGCCTCCCGGAAGAACAGATGGGTGCGTTGCTGAAAACCATTACCTCCTGGCTTAACGGTGATATCGCGGGTAGGTACGATAATCCTGGGTATGGGGTTAAGGATAATAAAACGGTGTACACCATAGGTGATAGCGGGCAGTATGCAGTACTTGCGAAGGCCGGCGGGTTAATGCATGAGTGCGTGTATACCGACGAGCTTTATGGTGCGGTTAGGATAATGTTTTCTGGGTATGAGTATTACGAAGGTGTATGGCTGCCGTCAAAGGTGTTCATCGAATTAAAGAAGTATAATTTAAGGTTCACACTGTCCTTCGGGTCGTACGTCATCAACCAAAAAAGGGATGATAAAATGTTTTTACTTGATAACTACAAAAAGTAAGGTAATGAAAAAAATTGTTATCCGTGCTAATGCTAAGATAAATCTTTATTTTAATATTCTTTCCAAACTAAAAAACGGGTATCACGTAGTTGAAACTTTAATGCAAAACATCGGGTTATACGATACCGTGGAACTTAGTGTATTAAAAAAACAAGGGAAGGTTATCACTCTTGTTTGTAAAGGCGTGGAGATCGGTGTGGGGAAAGAAAAAAATATTGCTTACCGCGCAGCGATGGCGGTCTTGGCTGAGAATAAATGCGGTACCGGTATAAAAGTGGTGTTAACCAAAAGGATTCCAACCGGTGCGGGGCTCGGGGGCGGGTCTTCCGACGCTGCGGCGGTGATCACGGGGTTGAACCGTTTACTGGGCTTACGGATGAGTGTAAAAAAAATGCGGAGGTTAGCCGCTACGCTTGGCGCGGATGTGCCGTTTTTTATACCCGGTGGATGCGCAAAGGCGGAAGGTATCGGCGAAAAACTTGAAATACTTGATATTAAGCTAAAAAAACATCTTTTGCTTATACATCCCGGGATTAATTCTAATACTAAAGACGCTTATGGCGCGTATGATAGCTTTATTGCGGAGCAAAAACAACGTGGAAAGTTGACAAAAAAATATGGAAAAGGTAGAATAAATGATATAGTTGCGCATGTCAAAAATAAAGGCATCAGCGCTGATGTTCTTTACAATTGTTTAGAACCAACAGTGTTCAATCGCTACCCCGAGGTGTGTACTGTGAAGGAAACGTTAGTTTCCGCCGGGCTGGATACCGTGCTAATGACGGGTTCAGGGTCGGCGGTGTACGCGTTTCTCCCAAACAGGGCAGCAGGAGTTAAGTTGAAGAAATACGTCAACGGCAAATTTCCGCGTTGGCGTGTTTGGGTAACATCTACAACACCCGGCGGTGCGGTTGTTTTGAATAAATAAGACGTTTGCTACCTACTCTGTGTATGTACAAGCATTATGAATTAAGGAGGCTATCAGATGGAAATTACAGAAGTACGCGTAGTGCCAAGGAATGAAGAAAAACTTAAGGCATTTGTAACAATAACATTTGACAACGTATTCGTTATACGTGACGTAAAAGTTGTCCAGGGAAATAAAGGGCTTATCGTGTGTATGCCCGCGAAAAAACGGAATGACGGTACTTACCAGGATGTTGCGCATCCTATTACTCAGGATATGCGGGATACTATCACACAGCGTATTCTAAAAGAGTATGAAGAAGCTCTTAAGGATTTTGATAATATAGGTAACCGTATACCGCCGGAACCTAAACTTGACGATAAACAGCCAAAAGTGTAACCAAAACAAAACTTTTATTGCTAAGTGATTTTATAGCCTATTTTTTTATGCACGCCATCAAGGTAGTTACGCCTGAATAGATGGAACAATCCTGATTCACCGGATACCAGTAGGTCAATCTTTCCGCTTTTGTCCCAGTCAACCGGGAAAGGAGTTGATACATGGTGCCCTATAGATATTGGCTTATCCTCAATTTTGAACCTGACAGGCTGTAAAAAAGCTGGGTTATTATTAGTCCCAACATTTTCTAGATATAGTATATGGTCGCAGGTGCTGAGAAAAATGTCGTAGCTACCGTTCCCTTTCCAATCGGCTGCATTGAAGTACTTGGTATATCTGTGCCACACTTTTGGTACCACAGGGCCGCCATCCCGGTATTCAAACGGTATGCCTGCCGCCAACCTCAGTTCCCCGGTTTTTTCATCCCTGTAGTGTTTGAAAAGATACAGTCCGTTTTCCTCGCCGTCATGCCCGATTATGTCGGGAAGTCCGTCACCGTTCCAGTCGATAACGGCAGGTTTGTTCCTGTGCTTTGCCACTGTCTTTCCATCGTCCGCCTTTATCTCGACAGGTTTCTCGAGTATTGGCTTTCCCGATGTCCCTCTGTTTTTATAAAAATAAAATCTTTGGCCAATAATTACAAGCAGGTCAAGTATACCGTCAGCATCCCAGTCAATGTACATCGGCGCGGTCTGTCCTATATTCGCTTCCATAAACGAACCCGGATCGTCAAACGGACCATTCAGAAGTTCTATGGGCCTGCCGCCCTGCTCCAAAACTTCAAAATCTTTGAAAACCGGATACTTTTGTGTTCCTGTATTCTCAGACCTTGTAATAAATCCGGTCTCACAGCCCGTGATAATGTCCCAGTCGCCATCTTCGTCCCAATCACATAGTGAACCCTGTGCAAAACCTGAATATGAATTCATATAGGTGTTACGCTGCATTATGAAACCCTTATCCGTATAAAGCGGAAGGCCGTTGTCGTCATATCCATCAAACCTGTAATACTTGATCTTACTGCCGGAGCTGCCGTGGCTTACCAGAAGCCCCTTGAAAGCAGGAGTATTGACATCCCTGAAGTAGAGCGAACTCCGGTCGGCGATGTTTTGTAGCTTCCCACAGGGCTCAAAAACCGTACGCGATTTATCTCCCGTATTTCTGTAATACTCAATTCCTGCAAACCCCTTATGGAATTCGTCTGAGCCGCGCATCACCAGTAAATCCGGCCCGTTGCTGTTTCTATTATGTTTTACTACATCAAAACTTGAGACAGAATAACTGCTGATATTCATACCATCACCTGTCGTAAGGACAACAGGATCCTTAAATTCCGGGTACGCATTATCCTGTGATACGTTTTCCATAAGAACTATCTTGTTTTTATAATACCATCTTGGCCATTGCGCGCTTTCCTTTTCCTGCGCGCTAGCTTTAAACCACAGAGGATCATCCTTGTTCACGTAAGTTTTTTCGGTACCTATGTAACCGATTAACAAACTTTTTCTCCCATCGCCAAACCAGTCCACCACTTTCATACAGGTACATAAACCTTTGGGAGGAAGTACTTCGAGCGTATGTTTCAATTCGAGCAGCGGCAACCCGGCCCCATCCTTTTTACCGGTGTTTATGTACACATACACGGCATTCTGGCGTTCAGCGTTGCTATAAGGGTATACTAGCATATCCTGTAGCCCATCCCCATTCCAATCACAGATTTCAATATCGATTCCGCATTTTAAATACTCATACTTATTCCCGTTTATGCCTTTCAGAGGTATACCATCACCAAAAAGCGGGTTAACGTTCGTGCCTTCATTCCTGAAAAATCTTACCGGGAACCATGGGCTTCCCAGTGTATGAGAATACATCTGAGGAGTCACGATATCAATCATACCGTCACCGTCCCAGTCAATAGCGATGGGGTTAGAATGCATCCCTACATGAAGCGCATGAGGTTTACCGTCATTAAACCGGAGGCAGTCGCCGTTGCCGATAAGGCCAATATAATCGTGTGGTTTAAACGGGCCGTTTTCTTTTGTGTCATAGAAAATAACATAATTCTTTTCTGCGGTGTCTTCAATCAACCAGTTTACCCTACCTTTGTTTTCAGTGAGAAAACTGTCTGAAAGGTTGAAGTGTACATCCTTTAGTTCACCGGTGATACTGTCAACCTTTTTTACAATCACAGAAAACCTGTCAAAGGTTCCTTTAATATTTTTATCCTTCAGCAGTTGATCAAAGTTTATATCCACGCCATACGGTACGTTACGGTAACGCTCGGAAACGCTAAGCTCAATACTAAAACTATAATGCCTGGTCATATTATTAAACCGTGTTTGATTCATAATTGTTCAATCATACATGAGTACCGGGGTGAGTGTCAAATTCATGTAGAAAGTATTATAATACTAGTAATCATAACAGAAGAAGTATTTATAGGTTAATAGGTATAAACAATAATGTATTCAGAACAAGAGCTTTTTCAGGTATTACAAAAACTGGAGTCAGTCGACGGGATCCGCAAGCTGGCCTCCGCTTTGGGATATACCTACGCGAACCAGCAGGTGGTATTGCCCGACAGCGAGGTTACCCGCGGTGCGGGTGTAACAAAAATCGCGGAGGCAAGTACTGAGACGCCGTTGCCGGTACTCTTGGTTGTCGTAAAGAAAGATGTGATTACCGATATTGACCGCGGGTTGCAGAAATATACGCGC
This region of Elusimicrobiota bacterium genomic DNA includes:
- the ispE gene encoding 4-(cytidine 5'-diphospho)-2-C-methyl-D-erythritol kinase — translated: MKKIVIRANAKINLYFNILSKLKNGYHVVETLMQNIGLYDTVELSVLKKQGKVITLVCKGVEIGVGKEKNIAYRAAMAVLAENKCGTGIKVVLTKRIPTGAGLGGGSSDAAAVITGLNRLLGLRMSVKKMRRLAATLGADVPFFIPGGCAKAEGIGEKLEILDIKLKKHLLLIHPGINSNTKDAYGAYDSFIAEQKQRGKLTKKYGKGRINDIVAHVKNKGISADVLYNCLEPTVFNRYPEVCTVKETLVSAGLDTVLMTGSGSAVYAFLPNRAAGVKLKKYVNGKFPRWRVWVTSTTPGGAVVLNK
- the spoVG gene encoding septation regulator SpoVG yields the protein MEITEVRVVPRNEEKLKAFVTITFDNVFVIRDVKVVQGNKGLIVCMPAKKRNDGTYQDVAHPITQDMRDTITQRILKEYEEALKDFDNIGNRIPPEPKLDDKQPKV
- a CDS encoding VCBS repeat-containing protein, with translation MNQTRFNNMTRHYSFSIELSVSERYRNVPYGVDINFDQLLKDKNIKGTFDRFSVIVKKVDSITGELKDVHFNLSDSFLTENKGRVNWLIEDTAEKNYVIFYDTKENGPFKPHDYIGLIGNGDCLRFNDGKPHALHVGMHSNPIAIDWDGDGMIDIVTPQMYSHTLGSPWFPVRFFRNEGTNVNPLFGDGIPLKGINGNKYEYLKCGIDIEICDWNGDGLQDMLVYPYSNAERQNAVYVYINTGKKDGAGLPLLELKHTLEVLPPKGLCTCMKVVDWFGDGRKSLLIGYIGTEKTYVNKDDPLWFKASAQEKESAQWPRWYYKNKIVLMENVSQDNAYPEFKDPVVLTTGDGMNISSYSVSSFDVVKHNRNSNGPDLLVMRGSDEFHKGFAGIEYYRNTGDKSRTVFEPCGKLQNIADRSSLYFRDVNTPAFKGLLVSHGSSGSKIKYYRFDGYDDNGLPLYTDKGFIMQRNTYMNSYSGFAQGSLCDWDEDGDWDIITGCETGFITRSENTGTQKYPVFKDFEVLEQGGRPIELLNGPFDDPGSFMEANIGQTAPMYIDWDADGILDLLVIIGQRFYFYKNRGTSGKPILEKPVEIKADDGKTVAKHRNKPAVIDWNGDGLPDIIGHDGEENGLYLFKHYRDEKTGELRLAAGIPFEYRDGGPVVPKVWHRYTKYFNAADWKGNGSYDIFLSTCDHILYLENVGTNNNPAFLQPVRFKIEDKPISIGHHVSTPFPVDWDKSGKIDLLVSGESGLFHLFRRNYLDGVHKKIGYKIT